In one Chryseobacterium camelliae genomic region, the following are encoded:
- a CDS encoding S41 family peptidase gives MKKIFTTIPLLVWGMVSFAQNKIENLNFEKTENNLPTSWTIIGEGSAKVHSDTAEKQEGTTSLVIDASESAGFKGLMYTLPENYAGKKITLSGYIKTENISDGFAGLWLRIDPEIGFNNMQKQNLQGTNDWKKYEVTLNMSPENTQKTVFGALLTGKGKMWVDNLKITVDGKDIAQAKIFEKKLTKVSLDKEFDGGSKISGINLDNSNIDNLKKLGLIWGYLKYYHPKVAEGEYNWDYELFRIYPKIAGATTDQRDKILSEWIKKLGAYQTTATPEEKHVKIQPDLDWITNSGFSKELTAQLLQLKNAKRPKVNYYVDFFSGVGNPDFKNENPYDKMSYPDEGFRLLSLYRYWNIIQYYFPYKNLIEEDWKVVLSEFIPRFINAKNETEYTLASLEIIGRIHDTHAGIWGSNQALKNYFGDRYAPVQLVFAENKAVVNDFYNDSLGQETGLQKGDVITAINGESVENIIKNMLKYLPASNYPTQLRDISKKLLRSNAETINISFSRNGKTEEKTIKTYTYPDLKIKTEDKEFFKMNDNDVAYVYMGSVNSNKLSEVFDKIKNTKGLVIDFRNYPSDFVVFKMGKLLKPNTTDFVKFSSTSNNQPGLFTFTPSLNVPGTGNNAYKGKIAILVNETTQSSAEYHTMAFRTAPNAKVFGSTTAGADGNVSKIMLPGNISTMISGIGIYYPNGTETQRIGIIPDIEVKPTIEGIKNNKDEVLEKAIKWIHN, from the coding sequence ATGAAAAAAATTTTCACGACGATTCCATTACTCGTTTGGGGAATGGTTTCTTTTGCCCAGAACAAAATTGAAAATCTTAATTTCGAAAAGACAGAAAACAATCTTCCTACAAGCTGGACGATTATTGGAGAAGGCTCTGCAAAAGTACATTCCGACACTGCCGAAAAACAGGAAGGAACAACATCACTTGTTATTGACGCTTCGGAAAGTGCAGGGTTCAAAGGATTAATGTACACGCTTCCGGAAAATTATGCCGGAAAAAAAATAACACTTTCAGGCTATATTAAAACAGAAAACATTTCTGACGGTTTTGCCGGGCTTTGGCTTAGAATTGATCCTGAAATAGGCTTTAACAATATGCAAAAACAGAATTTGCAAGGTACAAATGACTGGAAAAAGTATGAAGTAACGCTTAACATGTCGCCCGAAAATACACAGAAAACAGTTTTCGGAGCACTGCTTACGGGAAAAGGAAAAATGTGGGTAGACAACCTAAAAATCACTGTTGACGGAAAAGATATTGCTCAAGCTAAAATCTTCGAAAAGAAATTAACAAAAGTAAGTCTTGATAAAGAGTTCGACGGAGGTTCTAAAATTTCGGGAATAAACCTTGATAACAGCAATATTGACAATCTAAAAAAACTGGGATTAATTTGGGGATACCTGAAATATTACCATCCAAAAGTTGCGGAGGGAGAATACAACTGGGATTATGAGCTTTTCAGGATTTATCCCAAAATTGCAGGTGCAACAACAGATCAGAGAGATAAAATTTTATCTGAATGGATTAAAAAGTTGGGAGCATACCAAACGACAGCAACACCTGAAGAGAAGCATGTAAAAATACAGCCGGATCTTGATTGGATCACAAATTCGGGCTTTTCAAAAGAACTTACGGCACAGCTGTTACAACTAAAAAATGCCAAAAGACCAAAAGTTAATTATTATGTAGATTTCTTCAGCGGTGTCGGAAATCCTGATTTTAAAAATGAAAATCCTTACGATAAGATGAGCTATCCGGATGAAGGGTTCCGCCTGCTTTCGCTCTACAGATACTGGAACATCATTCAGTACTACTTTCCTTACAAAAACCTTATCGAAGAAGATTGGAAAGTAGTTTTATCAGAATTCATTCCGAGATTCATCAATGCTAAAAATGAAACGGAATATACTCTTGCTTCACTGGAGATCATTGGAAGAATCCATGACACCCATGCCGGAATCTGGGGAAGTAACCAGGCCTTAAAAAATTATTTTGGAGACAGATATGCTCCGGTTCAATTAGTTTTTGCCGAAAATAAAGCCGTTGTAAATGATTTTTATAATGACAGCCTGGGACAAGAAACCGGACTGCAAAAAGGAGATGTGATTACAGCAATCAACGGAGAAAGTGTAGAGAACATTATTAAGAATATGCTGAAGTATTTGCCCGCATCCAATTACCCTACGCAATTGAGAGATATTTCAAAAAAATTATTACGAAGCAATGCAGAAACAATTAACATTAGCTTTTCCAGAAACGGTAAAACTGAAGAAAAAACAATAAAAACATATACGTACCCGGACCTGAAAATAAAAACCGAAGACAAAGAGTTCTTCAAAATGAATGATAATGACGTTGCGTATGTCTATATGGGAAGCGTAAATTCGAATAAACTTTCTGAGGTCTTTGACAAAATTAAAAACACAAAAGGCCTCGTCATCGACTTCAGAAATTATCCGTCTGATTTTGTAGTCTTCAAAATGGGGAAATTATTAAAACCAAACACTACCGATTTTGTAAAATTCAGCAGTACAAGTAACAATCAGCCCGGTCTCTTCACTTTTACTCCAAGCCTGAATGTTCCGGGAACCGGAAACAACGCTTATAAAGGAAAAATCGCGATCTTAGTGAATGAAACAACCCAGAGCAGCGCAGAATATCATACCATGGCTTTCAGAACAGCTCCCAATGCGAAAGTTTTTGGTTCTACAACGGCCGGAGCTGATGGAAATGTTTCGAAAATCATGCTTCCCGGAAACATTTCAACAATGATCAGCGGAATCGGAATCTATTATCCGAACGGAACTGAAACCCAGAGAATCGGCATTATTCCGGATATAGAAGTAAAACCAACGATTGAAGGAATTAAAAATAACAAAGATGAAGTTTTGGAAAAAGCCATAAAATGGATTCATAATTAG
- a CDS encoding ankyrin repeat domain-containing protein, with translation MKKIITTTLLFGLSLFANGLLAQEMSADQLKTFQTDNVENVQKVFKADDFTKCFQVKGKSYDLFSLSIKLDKKNLFNYFLDNKVDVNKSCSDMTPLMYAAISGQMDIAKLLLKHGAQKDAKDKNGKTAKDHALENKQKTVALIL, from the coding sequence ATGAAAAAAATAATTACTACAACTTTATTATTCGGACTTTCTCTTTTTGCTAATGGATTATTGGCACAGGAAATGTCTGCCGACCAGTTGAAAACGTTCCAGACAGACAATGTGGAAAACGTTCAGAAAGTATTTAAAGCAGATGACTTCACCAAATGTTTTCAGGTAAAAGGGAAATCATATGATCTTTTTTCTTTAAGCATTAAACTCGATAAAAAGAATCTATTTAACTACTTCCTTGATAATAAAGTGGACGTAAATAAATCTTGCAGCGATATGACACCCTTGATGTATGCCGCAATCTCCGGACAAATGGATATCGCAAAGCTTTTACTGAAACATGGAGCTCAAAAAGATGCAAAAGACAAAAATGGCAAGACGGCAAAAGACCATGCTTTGGAAAACAAACAGAAAACTGTTGCATTAATTTTATAG
- the aspS gene encoding aspartate--tRNA ligase, which produces MFRSHTNGELSLKNLNEEVTLSGWVQTIRDKGFMIWIDLRDRYGITQLVFDQERSTSELMENAKKLGREFVIQVTGKVIERVSKNPNIPTGEIEILVEKLTVLNESQLPPFTIEDETDGGEELRMKYRYLDIRRNPVKDKLVFRHKMAQKVRNYLSDNGFIEVETPVLIKSTPEGARDFVVPSRMNPGQFYALPQSPQTFKQLLMVGGMDKYFQIVKCFRDEDLRADRQPEFTQIDCEMAFVEQEDVMNVFEGMTKTLLKDITGQEFGAFPRMTFADAMQKYGNDKPDIRFGMKFVELNELVKGKNFKIFDEAELVVGINVEGCADYTRKQIDELVDWVKRPQIGASGMVWAKFQNDGVKTSSVNKFYNEEDLTKIIEKFGAKEGDLMLILSGNEHKVRTQLSALRMELGNRLGLRKGNEFAPLWVVDFPLLEFDEESGRYHAMHHPFTSPKPEDIHLLETDPGKARANAYDMVLNGNEIGGGSIRIFDKDLQSKMFDLLGFSKEEAEAQFGFLMNAFKYGAPPHGGLAFGFDRLVAILDGNEVIRDYIAFPKNNSGRDVMIDAPSSIADEQLDELELQLNLKG; this is translated from the coding sequence ATGTTTCGATCGCACACAAACGGAGAATTATCTCTGAAAAATCTTAATGAAGAAGTTACACTTTCAGGATGGGTACAAACCATTCGTGATAAAGGATTTATGATTTGGATAGATCTTCGAGATCGTTACGGAATTACGCAGTTGGTTTTCGATCAGGAGCGCTCTACATCAGAACTGATGGAAAATGCAAAAAAACTGGGACGCGAATTCGTTATTCAGGTTACAGGAAAAGTAATTGAAAGAGTAAGTAAAAACCCTAATATTCCAACAGGAGAAATTGAAATTTTAGTTGAAAAACTAACGGTTCTTAACGAATCTCAGCTTCCGCCATTCACTATTGAGGATGAAACGGACGGTGGTGAAGAATTAAGAATGAAATACCGTTATCTGGATATCAGAAGAAACCCGGTAAAAGATAAATTGGTTTTCCGTCACAAAATGGCGCAAAAAGTAAGAAATTACCTTTCTGACAACGGATTTATTGAGGTTGAAACCCCGGTTTTGATCAAATCCACTCCGGAAGGTGCAAGAGATTTCGTTGTACCAAGCAGAATGAATCCCGGACAATTCTATGCATTACCACAATCTCCACAAACGTTCAAACAATTATTGATGGTAGGTGGAATGGATAAATATTTCCAGATCGTGAAATGCTTCCGTGATGAGGATTTAAGAGCCGACAGACAGCCGGAATTTACACAAATCGACTGTGAGATGGCTTTTGTAGAGCAGGAAGACGTAATGAACGTTTTTGAAGGAATGACTAAGACCTTATTGAAAGACATCACAGGTCAGGAATTCGGAGCTTTCCCAAGAATGACCTTCGCAGATGCAATGCAGAAATATGGAAACGACAAACCGGACATCCGTTTCGGAATGAAATTCGTGGAACTAAACGAACTCGTTAAAGGAAAAAATTTCAAAATATTTGATGAAGCTGAATTGGTTGTCGGAATCAATGTTGAAGGATGTGCAGACTATACAAGAAAACAAATCGACGAGCTTGTTGACTGGGTAAAAAGACCACAAATCGGAGCTTCGGGAATGGTTTGGGCTAAATTCCAGAATGACGGTGTAAAAACTTCTTCTGTCAATAAATTCTACAACGAGGAAGACTTAACAAAAATCATTGAAAAATTCGGAGCCAAAGAAGGCGATTTAATGCTGATTCTTTCCGGAAACGAGCACAAAGTAAGAACTCAGCTTTCCGCATTGAGAATGGAACTCGGAAACCGTTTGGGACTGAGAAAAGGAAACGAGTTTGCACCTCTTTGGGTAGTAGACTTCCCATTATTGGAATTTGATGAAGAAAGTGGACGTTACCACGCGATGCACCACCCTTTCACTTCTCCAAAACCTGAAGATATCCACTTATTGGAAACAGATCCCGGAAAAGCAAGAGCCAATGCTTACGATATGGTTCTTAACGGAAACGAAATCGGTGGAGGCTCTATCAGAATTTTCGACAAAGATCTTCAGTCTAAAATGTTTGATTTGTTAGGATTCTCAAAAGAAGAAGCGGAAGCACAGTTTGGATTCTTAATGAATGCCTTCAAATACGGAGCTCCGCCTCACGGTGGTTTAGCTTTCGGGTTTGACCGTTTGGTAGCAATTCTCGACGGAAACGAAGTAATCAGAGATTATATCGCATTCCCTAAAAATAATTCAGGACGTGATGTAATGATCGATGCTCCTTCTTCAATTGCTGATGAGCAGCTTGATGAATTGGAATTACAATTGAATTTAAAAGGATAA
- a CDS encoding SDR family NAD(P)-dependent oxidoreductase, which produces MNHIAKTVLILGANSDVAKQCIKQYIEKGFSVIAASRDTVSLKEFVSEHHFDLKVTVLHFDAVDFDSHQKFYDELPVKPHIVVYAAGFLVDNEKALRDFKGARQMMLVNYMGAVSMLNIIAMDESNKNLERIIGLSSLSGVRGRKSNFVYGSTKAAFTTYLAGLRQELASKNIKVNALVIGYIRTKINEGLQLNESLIMEPDYVAKFIVNAGNSFTIVPNFKWQIIYFILKMLPESLVAKLP; this is translated from the coding sequence ATGAATCATATAGCTAAAACCGTTCTCATTCTAGGAGCCAACTCTGATGTTGCGAAACAATGTATCAAACAGTACATCGAAAAAGGATTTTCGGTCATTGCGGCTTCCAGAGATACGGTTTCGCTTAAAGAATTTGTCAGTGAGCATCATTTTGATTTAAAAGTAACCGTTTTACATTTCGATGCTGTCGATTTTGATTCTCATCAGAAATTTTACGATGAACTTCCTGTAAAACCGCATATTGTTGTGTATGCGGCAGGTTTTTTAGTGGATAATGAAAAAGCTTTGAGAGATTTTAAAGGAGCTCGGCAAATGATGTTGGTGAATTATATGGGAGCTGTTTCCATGCTGAATATTATCGCAATGGATGAAAGTAATAAAAATTTAGAAAGAATTATTGGGTTGTCTTCGCTTTCCGGAGTGAGAGGACGAAAAAGTAATTTTGTGTATGGAAGTACAAAAGCTGCTTTTACAACCTATTTGGCAGGTTTGAGACAGGAATTGGCTTCAAAAAATATTAAAGTAAATGCTTTAGTAATTGGTTATATCCGTACCAAAATCAATGAAGGATTACAATTGAATGAATCTCTAATTATGGAACCTGATTATGTGGCGAAATTCATTGTGAATGCCGGGAATTCATTTACTATTGTTCCGAATTTTAAATGGCAAATAATTTACTTTATTTTGAAAATGTTGCCTGAAAGTTTGGTGGCGAAGTTGCCTTAA
- the yajC gene encoding preprotein translocase subunit YajC, which yields MSLLSIFLQAAPQGNSSMMLIMMGVMFVGFYFLMIRPQMRKQKQEKNFQETLKVGTRVVLTSGLHGRIAQVQDDGFVIETLSGKLKFEKAAVSREFTENRFGDKAKAADKSSDKKEIETENK from the coding sequence ATGAGTTTATTATCAATCTTTTTACAGGCAGCTCCACAAGGAAATTCTTCAATGATGTTAATCATGATGGGAGTGATGTTTGTAGGGTTTTATTTTTTAATGATAAGACCTCAAATGAGAAAACAAAAACAGGAGAAAAACTTTCAGGAGACCTTAAAAGTAGGAACCAGAGTAGTGCTTACCTCTGGTCTTCACGGGAGAATCGCTCAGGTTCAGGATGACGGATTTGTTATTGAAACATTGTCAGGGAAACTAAAATTTGAAAAAGCTGCTGTTTCCAGAGAATTTACGGAAAACCGTTTCGGAGATAAAGCAAAAGCTGCTGATAAGTCTTCTGATAAAAAAGAAATCGAAACTGAGAATAAATAA
- a CDS encoding DUF1573 domain-containing protein, whose protein sequence is MKKTLSIIALSIIGFGLVSCKKENKETQGADAVATDSTATTTTSADSASVAPVSAETTAPVSNQPLTTIALSESNFDFGQIKKGDKVEHVYEVTNTGTNPLVISEVKPGCGCTAPDFTKEPIMPGKKGKITLHFDSTNFDGAVNKYADVFANVEKAPIKLTFTANIQP, encoded by the coding sequence ATGAAAAAGACGTTATCAATTATCGCTTTGTCTATTATAGGCTTCGGTTTGGTTTCTTGTAAAAAAGAAAATAAAGAAACTCAGGGAGCAGATGCTGTAGCTACGGATTCTACCGCTACAACTACCACTTCTGCTGATTCTGCTTCGGTAGCTCCGGTTTCTGCTGAAACAACAGCTCCGGTTTCAAACCAACCTCTAACAACAATTGCTCTTTCTGAAAGTAATTTTGATTTCGGACAAATCAAAAAGGGGGATAAAGTAGAGCATGTATATGAAGTAACAAATACGGGAACAAACCCGTTGGTGATTTCTGAAGTAAAGCCGGGATGCGGATGTACAGCTCCGGATTTTACAAAAGAGCCAATCATGCCGGGTAAAAAAGGAAAAATTACTTTACACTTTGATTCTACAAACTTTGACGGAGCAGTAAACAAATATGCCGATGTTTTTGCTAATGTAGAAAAAGCACCTATTAAATTAACATTCACAGCGAATATTCAACCATAA
- the nusB gene encoding transcription antitermination factor NusB, translating into MLGRRQIREKVVQTVYSYYQNPVKFDVLEKNMFSGIEKIYHLYIYQLNFLVSLKELAENQIEIGKNKYIKTDSDINPNQKFINNQVLIKLEENPERLFFTGQHKQLKWDLHDDLLVKTFQRMAAGKRYQDFMKEEGYSFEEDQKFIGKLFLRYIAENDDFHDYLSDKELSWYDDIHIANSMVQKTIGFLKENEESRTLIKMIKDEEDKTFAMKLLRNTLDSWENNEKKLEERLENWDLERVSLMDKVILSTAMAELDNFPFTPSKVIINEYIEIAKVFATDRSNIFINGILDKYCKDQNRI; encoded by the coding sequence ATGTTAGGAAGAAGACAAATCCGTGAAAAAGTAGTACAGACTGTGTATTCATACTACCAGAATCCTGTAAAGTTTGATGTGTTAGAGAAAAATATGTTCTCCGGAATAGAGAAAATCTATCATTTGTACATCTATCAACTGAATTTTTTGGTTTCTCTAAAAGAATTGGCAGAAAATCAAATTGAGATTGGTAAAAATAAATACATTAAAACTGATTCTGATATTAATCCTAATCAAAAATTCATCAACAATCAAGTTTTAATTAAATTAGAAGAAAATCCTGAAAGATTATTTTTCACAGGACAGCATAAGCAGTTAAAATGGGATCTGCATGATGATTTATTGGTGAAAACCTTCCAAAGAATGGCAGCAGGAAAGCGTTATCAGGATTTTATGAAGGAAGAAGGGTATTCTTTTGAAGAAGATCAGAAGTTTATCGGTAAATTATTTTTAAGATATATTGCTGAAAATGATGATTTCCACGATTATCTTAGTGATAAAGAACTTTCCTGGTACGATGATATCCATATCGCCAATTCGATGGTTCAGAAAACAATTGGTTTCCTGAAAGAAAATGAAGAAAGCAGAACATTGATCAAAATGATTAAAGATGAAGAGGATAAGACTTTTGCCATGAAGCTATTGAGAAATACATTGGATAGCTGGGAAAATAATGAAAAGAAACTGGAAGAAAGACTGGAAAACTGGGATTTGGAAAGAGTTTCATTGATGGACAAAGTGATTTTGTCTACAGCTATGGCGGAACTTGATAATTTTCCTTTCACCCCTTCAAAAGTTATTATTAACGAATATATTGAAATTGCAAAAGTATTTGCAACAGACAGATCCAATATATTTATTAATGGAATTTTAGATAAATATTGTAAAGATCAAAATAGAATTTAA
- a CDS encoding ABC transporter ATP-binding protein — MNALKTLNPYFWKHKILLFWGVLFIIASNFFNIYKVQFVGKSVDELTKNGNLGFNQQVLIYVAIIVGCSLLTGFFTFMMRQTIIVASRRIEYELKNKIYRHYQDLSLTDYKQTTIGDLMNRLSEDVVAVRMYLGPGVMYVANLIVLVIITAIYMIKTDVSMTLWTLLPLPILSYAIYKVSSIINKKSKIMQKSQSGISTFVQDSFSGIRVVKFFAKEKYIERNYGIKVTDYQNKALDLAKTEAYFFTIILFVIGMLNVAIILIGGQKYIDGQLSIGKIADFFMYINTLIFPFSMVGWVTSVNQRAEASMQRINEFMDKKSEIINKNFETYPIKGDIEFRNVSYVYPNTGIKALENLSFTVKAGESLAIMGKTGSGKSTIALLLSRLIDPTEGEILIDGKNLKEHNLVNYRNFVGYTPQESYLFSDSIENNIGFAIDHPTHEKVVEYAKIADIDKNIIEFKDQYKTLVGERGVMLSGGQKQRICIARALIKDPNIIIFDDSLSALDTETEQNILENISRKIHNATSIIITHRESSAQRADKIINLTEITNSVTA; from the coding sequence ATGAATGCGCTAAAAACCTTAAACCCTTATTTTTGGAAACACAAAATATTATTATTTTGGGGAGTACTATTCATCATTGCCAGTAATTTTTTCAATATATATAAAGTTCAGTTTGTTGGAAAATCGGTAGATGAGCTTACAAAAAACGGGAATCTCGGTTTCAATCAGCAGGTTTTGATTTATGTTGCCATTATTGTCGGCTGTTCTTTATTAACCGGATTTTTCACTTTTATGATGCGTCAGACCATTATTGTTGCATCCAGAAGAATTGAATATGAACTTAAAAATAAAATCTACAGGCATTACCAGGATTTATCTTTAACGGATTATAAGCAAACCACCATCGGTGATCTGATGAACAGATTAAGCGAAGATGTTGTTGCCGTAAGAATGTATTTAGGTCCCGGCGTAATGTATGTTGCGAATTTGATTGTTCTTGTTATTATCACAGCGATTTATATGATAAAAACAGATGTTTCAATGACACTCTGGACATTACTTCCTCTTCCCATTTTATCATACGCCATATATAAGGTAAGTTCGATCATTAATAAAAAGTCGAAAATCATGCAGAAAAGCCAGTCTGGAATTTCTACTTTTGTTCAGGACAGCTTTTCAGGAATACGTGTCGTAAAGTTTTTTGCCAAAGAAAAATACATTGAAAGAAATTATGGTATAAAAGTAACCGATTATCAAAACAAAGCTCTTGATTTAGCAAAAACAGAGGCGTATTTCTTTACGATCATCTTATTTGTAATTGGAATGCTAAATGTTGCCATTATTTTAATAGGAGGCCAGAAATACATTGACGGGCAATTAAGTATTGGTAAAATTGCAGATTTCTTCATGTATATCAATACTTTGATTTTTCCTTTCTCAATGGTAGGCTGGGTAACTTCCGTTAACCAACGTGCAGAAGCTTCCATGCAAAGAATTAATGAATTCATGGATAAAAAATCTGAAATCATTAATAAAAACTTTGAAACCTATCCAATTAAAGGAGATATTGAGTTCAGAAACGTTTCTTATGTATATCCGAATACAGGAATCAAAGCATTAGAAAACTTAAGTTTTACCGTAAAGGCAGGAGAATCTTTAGCCATTATGGGAAAAACCGGAAGCGGAAAATCTACCATTGCTTTACTCCTTTCCAGACTGATTGATCCTACCGAAGGTGAAATTTTAATTGACGGCAAAAATCTTAAGGAGCACAATTTGGTAAACTATAGAAATTTCGTAGGATACACTCCTCAGGAAAGCTATCTCTTCTCAGATTCCATTGAAAATAACATCGGTTTTGCAATTGACCATCCTACTCATGAAAAGGTGGTTGAATATGCTAAAATTGCTGATATCGACAAAAATATCATCGAGTTTAAAGATCAGTATAAAACCCTGGTTGGCGAACGCGGAGTAATGCTTTCGGGAGGTCAGAAGCAAAGGATTTGTATCGCAAGAGCTTTAATTAAAGACCCGAATATTATCATTTTTGACGATTCTTTATCTGCTTTAGATACCGAAACCGAGCAGAATATTTTAGAAAATATTAGCAGAAAAATCCATAACGCTACTTCCATAATTATCACACACAGAGAGTCTAGCGCACAAAGAGCAGATAAAATTATCAATCTTACTGAAATTACAAATTCTGTAACCGCTTAG
- a CDS encoding DUF3276 family protein, which translates to MSEYKERHENEIFTKVLKAGRRTYFFDVRETKAGDYYLTITESKKNFGENGEATFEKHKIYLYKEDFKSFQEMFNESTDFIINEKGEDVISEKHDKDFKSKSFTIDSDDEV; encoded by the coding sequence ATGAGTGAATACAAGGAACGCCATGAAAATGAAATTTTCACAAAGGTGTTAAAAGCAGGGAGAAGAACTTATTTCTTTGATGTGCGTGAGACGAAAGCAGGAGATTATTATCTTACGATTACCGAGAGCAAAAAGAATTTCGGAGAAAATGGGGAAGCCACATTTGAGAAACATAAAATCTATCTTTACAAAGAAGATTTTAAAAGTTTTCAGGAGATGTTTAATGAATCCACAGATTTCATCATTAACGAGAAGGGTGAGGATGTAATATCAGAAAAACATGACAAAGACTTCAAAAGTAAATCTTTCACAATAGATTCTGACGACGAAGTTTAA
- the bshB1 gene encoding bacillithiol biosynthesis deacetylase BshB1 has protein sequence MKIDILAFGAHPDDVELGCGGTIAKLISEGKTCVIVDLTKGELGTRGTEETRKAEAMDAARILGVTARENLGMKDGFLENSEEYQMRIVKMVRKYRPEIVLANAIDDRHPDHAKGAKLVSDACFLAGLRKIETVLDGENQEVWRPKHIFHYIQWKNIEPEFCIDISEHLDKKIAACMAFKTQFYDPTSKEPETPITSKDFYESLTYRAQDLGRLSGVAYAEGFTSEKLISLKNFDGIVW, from the coding sequence ATGAAAATAGATATACTTGCTTTTGGAGCACATCCTGATGATGTAGAATTGGGATGTGGCGGAACTATTGCTAAATTAATTTCTGAAGGTAAAACCTGTGTGATAGTGGACCTCACAAAAGGGGAGTTAGGAACAAGAGGAACCGAAGAGACAAGAAAAGCTGAAGCAATGGATGCCGCAAGAATTCTTGGAGTAACAGCAAGAGAAAATCTTGGAATGAAAGATGGCTTTTTGGAGAATTCTGAAGAATATCAAATGAGGATTGTAAAAATGGTTCGCAAATACCGCCCGGAAATCGTCTTGGCGAATGCAATTGATGATAGACATCCGGATCATGCAAAAGGAGCGAAATTAGTGTCGGATGCGTGCTTTTTGGCAGGATTGAGAAAGATTGAAACTGTTCTCGACGGAGAAAATCAGGAAGTATGGAGGCCGAAGCATATTTTCCATTATATTCAATGGAAAAATATTGAACCGGAATTCTGTATTGACATTTCTGAACATTTGGATAAAAAGATTGCGGCTTGTATGGCTTTCAAAACTCAGTTTTATGATCCGACTTCTAAAGAGCCGGAGACGCCAATTACATCAAAAGACTTTTATGAGAGCTTAACGTACCGAGCTCAGGATTTAGGGCGTTTATCGGGAGTTGCTTATGCTGAGGGATTTACGTCAGAAAAGTTAATTTCTTTGAAAAATTTTGATGGAATAGTTTGGTAA